One genomic window of Coffea eugenioides isolate CCC68of chromosome 1, Ceug_1.0, whole genome shotgun sequence includes the following:
- the LOC113778794 gene encoding RCC1 domain-containing protein RUG3, mitochondrial isoform X2, with the protein MAICLRYLRTQHQTLGRHYFHFNYSTKNPTNKAVPLLWDYRESGSTAQEAVTVQLHSWGRGASGQLGGGIEEIRIYPAAVASLLLPPSFTLSSPIPGRLSVSESSAENENDVVKVGISCGLFHSALLVNGQLWIWGKGDGGRLGLGHEEPVFVPTLNSHLGSNLVKCVALGGVHSVVLNSLGQVFTWGYGGFGALGHSVYHRELLPRLVEGPWTEEIYHIATSGTHTAAITKSGELYIWGRDEGDGRLGLGPGRGPNEAGGLSIPSKVRALPMPVAAVSCGGFFTMALSKEGRLWNWGGCSKVFLSDGEDLGFTNYQIWGSEKIHQLIHQLMTFVYPLLTSLPPPVHIWSANSNYELGRGDKLGGWKPQPVPSLKDVRIVQIASGGYHSIALTDKGEVFTWGHGGHGQLGHSNIQNQKVPLRVEALANEKVTYVACGSSSSAAITDEGKLYMWGNAKDCQLGIPGLPEVQPSPVEVKFLTEDDGSMIEKHASSSFICQKARRGIA; encoded by the exons ATGGCTATTTGCCTTCGGTACTTGCGAACTCaacatcaaacacttggtaggcATTACTTTCATTTCAACTATTCCACCAAAAATCCCACAAACAAAGCCGTCCCCCTGCTCTGGGACTACAGGGAATCCGGTTCCACGGCTCAGGAAGCAGTCACAGTCCAATTACATTCATGGGGTCGCGGCGCCTCCGGCCAACTCGGTGGCGGAATTGAAGAAATACGAATATATCCAGCTGCAGTTGCGTCCCTTTTGCTGCCACCTTCATTTACTCTGTCTTCCCCCATCCCAGGTCGCCTTTCGGTGTCGGAATCATCAGCTGAGAATGAGAATGATGTTGTTAAAGTAGGTATTTCTTGTGGGCTTTTTCATTCGGCATTGCTGGTTAATGGGCAGCTGTGGATATGGGGCAAAGGTGATGGTGGCCGCCTTGGCCTTGGCCACGAGGAACCCGTATTTGTTCCTACTTTGAACAGTCATTTGGGGTCCAATTTGGTTAAATGTGTTGCTCTCGGTGGCGTGCATTCGGTTGTTCTCAATTCTCTTGGGCAAGTTTTTACTTG GGGCTATGGTGGCTTTGGTGCTCTTGGACATTCTGTTTATCACAGGGAGCTGCTCCCTAGGTTAGTTGAAGGTCCTTGGACTGAAGAAATATATCATATTGCAACAAGCGGGACACATACAGCTGCTATAACAAAATCAG GTGAGCTGTATATCTGGGGTCGAGATGAGGGGGATGGTCGACTGGGCCTTGGCCCTGGTCGTGGCCCGAATGAAGCAGGTGGCCTAAGTATACCCTCTAAAGTAAGAGCACTTCCCATGCCTGTAGCTGCTGTTTCATGTGGTGGTTTTTTCACGATGGCATTGTCAAAGGAGGGCCGACTTTGGAACTGGGGAG GTTGTTCAAAAGTTTTTCTGTCTGACGGTGAAGATTTGGGGTTCACAAATTACCAAATCTGGGGAAGCGAAAAAATCCACCAGCTAATCCACCAGCTTATGACCTTTGTGTATCCTCTGCTGACCTCTTTGCCACCTCCAGTTCATATATGGTCAG CAAATTCGAATTATGAGCTTGGACGAGGTGATAAGCTTGGTGGTTGGAAACCGCAACCGGTTCCTAGTCTCAAAGATGTTCGTATAGTCCAGATAGCAAGTGGTGGATATCATTCCATTGCTTTGACTG ATAAAGGAGAAGTATTTACATGGGGTCATGGTGGGCATGGTCAGTTGGGTCATTCTAATATTCAAAACCAGAAAGTTCCTTTGCGCGTTGAGGCTTTAGCTAATGAGAAGGTGACCTATGTTGCTTGTGGGAGCTCATCATCAGCAGCTATAACTG ATGAAGGCAAGTTGTACATGTGGGGAAATGCCAAGGATTGTCAACTAGGGATTCCTGGACTTCCAGAGGTGCAACCGTCTCCTGTTGAAGTTAAATTTCTCACCGAGGATGATGGGTCAATGATTGAAAAG CATGCTTCAAGCTCTTTCATATGTCAGAAAGCTCGAAGAGGAATTGCTTGA
- the LOC113778794 gene encoding RCC1 domain-containing protein RUG3, mitochondrial isoform X3 encodes MAICLRYLRTQHQTLGRHYFHFNYSTKNPTNKAVPLLWDYRESGSTAQEAVTVQLHSWGRGASGQLGGGIEEIRIYPAAVASLLLPPSFTLSSPIPGRLSVSESSAENENDVVKVGISCGLFHSALLVNGQLWIWGKGDGGRLGLGHEEPVFVPTLNSHLGSNLVKCVALGGVHSVVLNSLGQVFTWGYGGFGALGHSVYHRELLPRLVEGPWTEEIYHIATSGTHTAAITKSGELYIWGRDEGDGRLGLGPGRGPNEAGGLSIPSKVRALPMPVAAVSCGGFFTMALSKEGRLWNWGANSNYELGRGDKLGGWKPQPVPSLKDVRIVQIASGGYHSIALTDKGEVFTWGHGGHGQLGHSNIQNQKVPLRVEALANEKVTYVACGSSSSAAITDEGKLYMWGNAKDCQLGIPGLPEVQPSPVEVKFLTEDDGSMIEKVLSVAIGASHAMCLVTRSNS; translated from the exons ATGGCTATTTGCCTTCGGTACTTGCGAACTCaacatcaaacacttggtaggcATTACTTTCATTTCAACTATTCCACCAAAAATCCCACAAACAAAGCCGTCCCCCTGCTCTGGGACTACAGGGAATCCGGTTCCACGGCTCAGGAAGCAGTCACAGTCCAATTACATTCATGGGGTCGCGGCGCCTCCGGCCAACTCGGTGGCGGAATTGAAGAAATACGAATATATCCAGCTGCAGTTGCGTCCCTTTTGCTGCCACCTTCATTTACTCTGTCTTCCCCCATCCCAGGTCGCCTTTCGGTGTCGGAATCATCAGCTGAGAATGAGAATGATGTTGTTAAAGTAGGTATTTCTTGTGGGCTTTTTCATTCGGCATTGCTGGTTAATGGGCAGCTGTGGATATGGGGCAAAGGTGATGGTGGCCGCCTTGGCCTTGGCCACGAGGAACCCGTATTTGTTCCTACTTTGAACAGTCATTTGGGGTCCAATTTGGTTAAATGTGTTGCTCTCGGTGGCGTGCATTCGGTTGTTCTCAATTCTCTTGGGCAAGTTTTTACTTG GGGCTATGGTGGCTTTGGTGCTCTTGGACATTCTGTTTATCACAGGGAGCTGCTCCCTAGGTTAGTTGAAGGTCCTTGGACTGAAGAAATATATCATATTGCAACAAGCGGGACACATACAGCTGCTATAACAAAATCAG GTGAGCTGTATATCTGGGGTCGAGATGAGGGGGATGGTCGACTGGGCCTTGGCCCTGGTCGTGGCCCGAATGAAGCAGGTGGCCTAAGTATACCCTCTAAAGTAAGAGCACTTCCCATGCCTGTAGCTGCTGTTTCATGTGGTGGTTTTTTCACGATGGCATTGTCAAAGGAGGGCCGACTTTGGAACTGGGGAG CAAATTCGAATTATGAGCTTGGACGAGGTGATAAGCTTGGTGGTTGGAAACCGCAACCGGTTCCTAGTCTCAAAGATGTTCGTATAGTCCAGATAGCAAGTGGTGGATATCATTCCATTGCTTTGACTG ATAAAGGAGAAGTATTTACATGGGGTCATGGTGGGCATGGTCAGTTGGGTCATTCTAATATTCAAAACCAGAAAGTTCCTTTGCGCGTTGAGGCTTTAGCTAATGAGAAGGTGACCTATGTTGCTTGTGGGAGCTCATCATCAGCAGCTATAACTG ATGAAGGCAAGTTGTACATGTGGGGAAATGCCAAGGATTGTCAACTAGGGATTCCTGGACTTCCAGAGGTGCAACCGTCTCCTGTTGAAGTTAAATTTCTCACCGAGGATGATGGGTCAATGATTGAAAAGGTACTTTCTGTTGCGATTGGTGCTTCGCATGCCATGTGTCTGGTTACAAGGTCAAATAGCTGA
- the LOC113768286 gene encoding ABC transporter G family member 15-like: MEIEVASGRGDVERGVWRNGGNDGYKGAAYLVWEDLTVVLPNFGNGPTKKLLYGLHGYAEPGRILAIMGPSGSGKSTLLDSLAGRLSSNVVMTGNILLNGKKQRLNYGTIAYVTQEDVLLGTLTVRETITYSAHLRLPNTLTKDEKKGIIDGTIMEMGLQDCADRLIGSWHLRGISGGERKRLSIALEFLIRPRLLFLDEPTSGLDSASAFFVVQALKNVARDGRTVISSIHQPSSEVFALFDDLCLLSGGEIVYFGEAKMAVKFFAEAGFPCPSRRNPSDHFLRCINSDFDVVTATLRGSQRLREADKLADPLGNLATSDIKAMLVYKYNSSEYASRTRSRIQEISTIQGLEIERIKGSQARWWTQLSTLTQRSFANMSRDVGYYWSRLGIYIIVAICVGTLFYDVGTSYTAIFARGACGGFVTGFMTFMSIGGFPSFIEEMKVFTKERLNGHYGVAVFVLSNFLSSFPFLAAISVITGTITFYMVKSRTEFSHYVYYCLNIFGCIAVVESCMMIVASLVPNFLMGIIAGAGVLGIMMMTAGFFRLLPDLPKIFWRYPVSLMSYGSWSLQGGYKNDLIGVVFDGLWPGDPKLNGEDVLKNMFGLSLDHSKWWDLFALYCLFLTYRVLFFVILKLKERTTPFFRSLYAKRTIHYLKRRPSFRRKPSFPSRRHYNLHSLSSQEGLSSPIP, translated from the exons ATGGAGATAGAGGTGGCGAGTGGTAGAGGAGATGTAGAAAGAGGGGTGTGGAGAAATGGTGGAAATGATGGTTACAAGGGTGCAGCATACTTGGTTTGGGAAGATTTGACGGTGGTTTTGCCAAATTTTGGGAATGGACCGACAAAGAAGTTGCTTTATGGGCTCCATGGCTATGCTGAACCTGGTAGAATCTTGGCAATTATGGGTCCTTCCGGTTCTGGCAAATCCACCCTTCTTGATTCCTTGGCAG GTAGGCTTTCAAGCAATGTTGTGATGACAGGAAATATTCTTCTGAATGGAAAGAAGCAAAGACTTAACTATGGAACTATT GCATATGTGACACAGGAGGATGTATTGTTGGGAACCCTAACAGTTAGGGAAACTATTACCTATTCAGCACATCTCAGGCTTCCAAATACCTTGACAAAggatgaaaaaaaaggaatcaTTGATGGAACAATAATGGAAATGGGACTTCAAGATTGTGCAGATCGGCTTATAGGAAGTTGGCATTTAAGAGGTATAAGTGGAGGGGAGAGAAAGAGACTGAGTATTGCCCTTGAGTTTCTTATACGGCCTAGGCTATTGTTTCTTGACGAACCTACAAGTGGCCTTGACAGTGCATCAGCCTTCTTTGTGGTCCAAGCTCTTAAAAATGTTGCTCGTGATGGAAGGACAGTGATATCTTCAATTCACCAGCCCAGCAGTGAAGTATTTGCCCTGTTTGATGACCTGTGCTTACTATCTGGCGGAGAAATTGTTTATTTTGGAGAAGCAAAGATGGCCGTAAAG TTTTTTGCAGAAGCAGGGTTTCCATGTCCAAGCAGAAGAAACCCGTCTGACCACTTCCTCCGCTGTATCAATTCTGACTTCGATGTTGTTACTGCTACTTTGAGAGGTTCTCAAAGACTACGC GAAGCAGACAAGCTTGCAGATCCTCTTGGCAATTTAGCAACATCAGATATTAAAGCTATGCTTGTCTACAAGTACAACTCTTCTGAATATGCATCACGGACCAGGTCCAGGATTCAAGAAATCTCTACCATT CAAGGGCTTGAGATTGAGAGAATAAAAGGAAGTCAAGCAAGATGGTGGACTCAACTTTCAACATTAACTCAGAGATCCTTTGCCAACATGTCTCGGGATGTAGGCTATTACTGGTCACGGCTAGGCATCTATAtaattgtggctatttgcgtgGGTACTTTATTTTATGATGTTGGCACCAGTTATACTGCAATCTTTGCTCGGGGGGCGTGTGGCGGATTTGTAACAGGCTTTATGACTTTCATGTCTATTGGGGGGTTCCCAtctttcatagaagaaatgaag GTCTTCACTAAGGAAAGACTAAATGGACATTATGGAGTTGCTGTATTTGTATTATCAAATTTCCTCTCTTCCTTTCCATTCCTGGCTGCAATTTCAGTCATTACTGGGACTATAACTTTTTACATGGTGAAATCCCGGACTGAATTTTCTCACTATGTGTACTATTGCTTAAATATCTTTGGCTGTATTGCTGTTGTAGAAAGCTGCATGATGATTGTAGCTTCACTGGTTCCTAACTTCTTAATGGGAATCATTGCTGGAGCTGGGGTTCTA GGAATCATGATGATGACTGCTGGATTTTTCCGTTTGCTGCCCGATCTTCCCAAGATTTTTTGGCGATATCCAGTTTCATTGATGAGCTATGGATCATGGTCACTACAG GGAGGATACAAGAACGATTTGATTGGAGTAGTGTTTGATGGCCTCTGGCCGGGTGATCCAAAACTGAACGGCGAGGATGTCTTGAAAAACATGTTCGGGTTATCGCTGGATCATTCTAAGTGGTGGGATTTATTTGCACTCTACTGTCTCTTCCTCACTTATAGAGTTCTCTTCTTTGTTATCCTCAAGCTGAAGGAGAGAACTACACCATTTTTCCGGTCTCTATACGCGAAGAGAACCATTCATTATCTCAAGAGGCGACCATCATTTAGACGAAAGCCATCTTTTCCTTCCAGAAGGCATTACAATCTTCACTCA
- the LOC113778794 gene encoding RCC1 domain-containing protein RUG3, mitochondrial isoform X1 has translation MAICLRYLRTQHQTLGRHYFHFNYSTKNPTNKAVPLLWDYRESGSTAQEAVTVQLHSWGRGASGQLGGGIEEIRIYPAAVASLLLPPSFTLSSPIPGRLSVSESSAENENDVVKVGISCGLFHSALLVNGQLWIWGKGDGGRLGLGHEEPVFVPTLNSHLGSNLVKCVALGGVHSVVLNSLGQVFTWGYGGFGALGHSVYHRELLPRLVEGPWTEEIYHIATSGTHTAAITKSGELYIWGRDEGDGRLGLGPGRGPNEAGGLSIPSKVRALPMPVAAVSCGGFFTMALSKEGRLWNWGGCSKVFLSDGEDLGFTNYQIWGSEKIHQLIHQLMTFVYPLLTSLPPPVHIWSANSNYELGRGDKLGGWKPQPVPSLKDVRIVQIASGGYHSIALTDKGEVFTWGHGGHGQLGHSNIQNQKVPLRVEALANEKVTYVACGSSSSAAITDEGKLYMWGNAKDCQLGIPGLPEVQPSPVEVKFLTEDDGSMIEKVLSVAIGASHAMCLVTRSNS, from the exons ATGGCTATTTGCCTTCGGTACTTGCGAACTCaacatcaaacacttggtaggcATTACTTTCATTTCAACTATTCCACCAAAAATCCCACAAACAAAGCCGTCCCCCTGCTCTGGGACTACAGGGAATCCGGTTCCACGGCTCAGGAAGCAGTCACAGTCCAATTACATTCATGGGGTCGCGGCGCCTCCGGCCAACTCGGTGGCGGAATTGAAGAAATACGAATATATCCAGCTGCAGTTGCGTCCCTTTTGCTGCCACCTTCATTTACTCTGTCTTCCCCCATCCCAGGTCGCCTTTCGGTGTCGGAATCATCAGCTGAGAATGAGAATGATGTTGTTAAAGTAGGTATTTCTTGTGGGCTTTTTCATTCGGCATTGCTGGTTAATGGGCAGCTGTGGATATGGGGCAAAGGTGATGGTGGCCGCCTTGGCCTTGGCCACGAGGAACCCGTATTTGTTCCTACTTTGAACAGTCATTTGGGGTCCAATTTGGTTAAATGTGTTGCTCTCGGTGGCGTGCATTCGGTTGTTCTCAATTCTCTTGGGCAAGTTTTTACTTG GGGCTATGGTGGCTTTGGTGCTCTTGGACATTCTGTTTATCACAGGGAGCTGCTCCCTAGGTTAGTTGAAGGTCCTTGGACTGAAGAAATATATCATATTGCAACAAGCGGGACACATACAGCTGCTATAACAAAATCAG GTGAGCTGTATATCTGGGGTCGAGATGAGGGGGATGGTCGACTGGGCCTTGGCCCTGGTCGTGGCCCGAATGAAGCAGGTGGCCTAAGTATACCCTCTAAAGTAAGAGCACTTCCCATGCCTGTAGCTGCTGTTTCATGTGGTGGTTTTTTCACGATGGCATTGTCAAAGGAGGGCCGACTTTGGAACTGGGGAG GTTGTTCAAAAGTTTTTCTGTCTGACGGTGAAGATTTGGGGTTCACAAATTACCAAATCTGGGGAAGCGAAAAAATCCACCAGCTAATCCACCAGCTTATGACCTTTGTGTATCCTCTGCTGACCTCTTTGCCACCTCCAGTTCATATATGGTCAG CAAATTCGAATTATGAGCTTGGACGAGGTGATAAGCTTGGTGGTTGGAAACCGCAACCGGTTCCTAGTCTCAAAGATGTTCGTATAGTCCAGATAGCAAGTGGTGGATATCATTCCATTGCTTTGACTG ATAAAGGAGAAGTATTTACATGGGGTCATGGTGGGCATGGTCAGTTGGGTCATTCTAATATTCAAAACCAGAAAGTTCCTTTGCGCGTTGAGGCTTTAGCTAATGAGAAGGTGACCTATGTTGCTTGTGGGAGCTCATCATCAGCAGCTATAACTG ATGAAGGCAAGTTGTACATGTGGGGAAATGCCAAGGATTGTCAACTAGGGATTCCTGGACTTCCAGAGGTGCAACCGTCTCCTGTTGAAGTTAAATTTCTCACCGAGGATGATGGGTCAATGATTGAAAAGGTACTTTCTGTTGCGATTGGTGCTTCGCATGCCATGTGTCTGGTTACAAGGTCAAATAGCTGA